In one window of Streptomyces griseus subsp. griseus DNA:
- a CDS encoding inositol-3-phosphate synthase, with translation MTAHADRERRTESPDRTGAPGPRTGVWFIGARGSVATTATAGCAAIAAGLHPPTGMVTETPPFADSGLPPLTSLVFGGHDTLDCPLAKRAEALAEGGVLPHRLPTAVRAELDAADAEIRPGGPLPGETRTDQELIAAFAADLTDFAHRHDLARTVVINVSSTEPAPGPDDPRLPASSLYAAAALRAGCSYANFTPSTGLRTPALADTVDSCGLPHAGRDGKTGQTLLRSVLAPMFLQRALPVRAWSGSNLLGGGDGAALADPAAAAAKNAGKERVLADTFGTAPEGEVHIDDVPAMGDWKTAWDHIAFDGFLGSRMILQTIWQGCDSALAAPLVLDLARLLARSHELGLSGPRPELGFYFKDPDGGTSAALAEQYATLLAFAERLRGKA, from the coding sequence GTGACCGCACATGCCGATCGTGAACGCCGTACGGAGAGTCCAGACCGCACGGGCGCCCCAGGCCCCCGTACCGGCGTCTGGTTCATCGGAGCGCGCGGCTCCGTCGCCACCACCGCCACCGCGGGGTGCGCCGCCATCGCCGCGGGCCTCCACCCGCCGACCGGCATGGTCACCGAGACGCCCCCCTTCGCCGACAGCGGCCTGCCGCCCCTGACCTCGCTGGTCTTCGGCGGCCACGACACCCTGGACTGCCCGCTCGCCAAACGGGCCGAGGCGCTCGCCGAGGGCGGTGTGCTCCCGCACCGCCTCCCCACCGCCGTCCGCGCCGAACTCGACGCGGCCGACGCCGAGATACGCCCCGGCGGACCGCTCCCCGGGGAGACCCGCACCGACCAGGAACTCATCGCCGCGTTCGCCGCCGACCTCACCGACTTCGCCCACCGCCACGACCTGGCCCGTACGGTCGTCATCAACGTCTCCTCCACGGAGCCCGCCCCCGGTCCCGACGACCCCCGGCTCCCCGCCAGCTCGCTCTACGCCGCGGCCGCCCTCCGGGCCGGCTGCTCCTACGCCAACTTCACCCCCTCGACCGGCCTGCGCACCCCCGCCCTGGCCGACACCGTCGACTCCTGCGGGCTTCCCCACGCCGGACGCGACGGCAAGACCGGCCAGACGCTGCTCCGTTCCGTGCTCGCCCCGATGTTCCTCCAGCGCGCCCTGCCCGTACGGGCCTGGTCCGGGTCGAACCTGCTGGGCGGCGGGGACGGGGCGGCGCTGGCCGACCCGGCGGCGGCCGCCGCCAAGAACGCGGGCAAGGAACGAGTCCTGGCCGACACGTTCGGCACCGCCCCCGAGGGCGAGGTCCACATCGACGACGTGCCCGCGATGGGGGACTGGAAGACGGCCTGGGACCACATCGCCTTCGACGGTTTCCTCGGCTCCCGCATGATCCTCCAGACCATCTGGCAGGGCTGCGACTCGGCCCTCGCCGCCCCGCTCGTCCTGGACCTCGCCCGGCTGCTGGCCCGCTCGCACGAACTGGGACTGAGCGGGCCCCGGCCGGAGCTGGGCTTCTACTTCAAGGACCCGGACGGCGGCACCTCGGCCGCACTCGCCGAGCAGTACGCCACCTTGCTGGCCTTCGCCGAGCGGCTGCGGGGCAAGGCGTGA
- a CDS encoding substrate-binding domain-containing protein codes for MPETSRRGLLFGAAAISSGALLTACTSNEPKNAEPAGNSQPAADDKPGKPVTIGFAGPQADHGWLNAINVNAKSRAEKYSEVTLEITEGSNDTAAQIGQVKTLINKKVDVLVILPADGKALTQVGLEAMKAGIPVVNLDRIFASPQAYRCWVGGDNYGMGLNAGHYIGEQLKDKANAKVVELAGIDNLELTKQRSQGFADALKNYSNIKLVARQAADFTVESGQAKMAQLLQAQKQFDALWNHDDDQGVGALRAIQQAGRDEFIMVGGAGAKSAMDAIKADNSVLKATVLYPPTMAASAIDLARALGQSKGVSGLSEMEIPTSLTLYSAVVTKDNIDQYLPTGFN; via the coding sequence ATGCCAGAAACCAGCCGCAGAGGGCTGTTGTTCGGAGCCGCAGCCATCTCCTCGGGCGCCCTCCTCACCGCCTGCACCAGCAACGAGCCGAAGAACGCCGAGCCCGCGGGCAACAGCCAGCCCGCAGCCGACGACAAGCCCGGCAAGCCCGTCACCATCGGGTTCGCCGGACCGCAGGCCGACCACGGCTGGCTCAACGCCATCAACGTGAACGCCAAGTCGCGGGCGGAGAAGTACAGCGAGGTGACGCTGGAGATCACCGAGGGCTCCAACGACACCGCTGCCCAGATCGGGCAGGTCAAGACCCTCATCAACAAGAAGGTCGACGTCCTCGTCATCCTCCCCGCCGACGGCAAGGCGCTGACCCAGGTCGGTCTGGAGGCGATGAAGGCGGGCATCCCGGTCGTCAACCTGGACCGGATCTTCGCCTCCCCGCAGGCGTACCGCTGCTGGGTCGGCGGCGACAACTACGGCATGGGTCTCAACGCCGGTCACTACATCGGTGAACAGCTCAAGGACAAGGCGAACGCCAAGGTCGTGGAGCTCGCCGGCATCGACAACCTGGAGCTGACCAAGCAGCGCAGCCAGGGCTTCGCCGACGCGCTCAAGAACTACTCCAACATCAAGCTGGTGGCCCGTCAGGCCGCCGACTTCACCGTCGAGTCCGGCCAGGCGAAGATGGCCCAGCTCCTCCAGGCGCAGAAGCAGTTCGACGCCCTGTGGAACCACGACGACGACCAGGGCGTGGGGGCGCTCCGCGCCATCCAGCAGGCCGGCCGTGACGAGTTCATCATGGTCGGCGGCGCCGGCGCCAAGTCCGCGATGGACGCCATCAAGGCCGACAACTCGGTGCTCAAGGCGACCGTCCTCTACCCGCCGACGATGGCCGCTTCCGCCATCGACCTGGCCCGGGCGCTGGGCCAGAGCAAGGGCGTCAGCGGTCTCTCCGAGATGGAGATCCCGACCTCCCTGACCCTGTACTCGGCCGTGGTCACCAAGGACAACATCGACCAGTACCTGCCGACGGGCTTCAACTGA
- a CDS encoding ThuA domain-containing protein — protein MHRTRKRLLARPRVRKSLALFTGGLLAAATLTLGSAPGATAHPGHPEHEAPAAEDFQQVTLAKGAEETGEPMSLAVLPDRSVLHTARGGELRITDSAGNTRISGTLPVYTHDEEGLQGIGVDPDFAENRAIYLFYAPPMDTPAGDAPETGSAADFAKFDGVNRLSRFVLNEDGTLDTASEKKVLDVPTSRGICCHVGGDIDFDKDGNLYLSTGDDTNPFASDGYTPIDERPDRNPAFDAQRTSGNTNDLRGKLLRIKVAEDGSYTIPEGNLFEPGTDKTRPEIYAMGFRNPFRFSVDKATGIAYVGDYGPDAGAADPKRGPSGQVEFARVTKAGNFGWPYCVGDNEPYIDYDFATKASGAAFDCAKPRNESPNNTGLVDLPPAEAAWIPYDGGSVPEFGSGSESPMGGPVYRYDEDLDSPVKFPEAYDGDFFAGEFGRRWIKRIEQDADGTVQSINDVPWSGTQIMDMAFGPDGALYVLDYGLAWFGGDENSALYRIENATGGRSPIAEASANKTSGTAPLKVKFSSAGTADGDGDPLTYAWDFGDGGTSTAANPTYTYKKNGTYVATLTAEDPTGRTGSASVHITVGNTAPTVELVLPEDGQLFEFGDSVPFKVNVSDPEDGTIDCTKVEVKFTLGHDSHGHDITTEHGCEGTIKTAMEGGHDPNANIYGGISASYTDNGGGGQAKLTGRDQARLQPKHRQAEHFDDSFGVTTPSKSSAHGGKTVGDIHNDDWISFKTYVLGGTTKLTARISSAGSGGFLEVRAGSPTGKILGSGPVPVTGSWDTFQDIDIPLRGAPKKKTDLFLVFKGGDGALFDIDDFELSNTPVDKTAKRVLVFSKTAGFRHDSIPAGIAALKEIGKDTNITVDSTESAAQFTTSNLARYDAVAFLSTTGDVLNADQQKAFENYVATGGGYVGIHAAADTEYDWEFYGGLVGAYFDSHPQIQPATVRVEDHDHPATAHLDEEWERTDEWYNYRSNPRDKAKVLATLDETTYTGGNMKGDHPISWCQTYQGGRSFYTGLGHTKESYAETAFRQHLSGGLRYATGQVKADCKPNKDYRPLFNGKTLDGWKQAGPGKFSISDGALHSEGGMGLLTYQAKELKAYSLKLDWKMAGDDNSGVFVGFPESDDPWSAVNNGYEIQIDATDAADRTTGAVYGFKSANIKARDRVLRPPGQWNSYEIKVQGERLQIFLNGAKINDFTNTDPARSLKNGYIGLQNHGPDDHVSFRNIQLKELPSK, from the coding sequence GTGCACAGAACCAGAAAGCGGCTCCTGGCCCGGCCCCGCGTCCGCAAATCGCTCGCCCTCTTCACCGGCGGCCTGCTCGCCGCGGCGACCCTCACCCTCGGCTCCGCCCCCGGTGCCACCGCCCACCCCGGCCACCCCGAACACGAGGCGCCAGCCGCCGAGGACTTCCAGCAGGTCACCCTGGCCAAGGGGGCGGAGGAGACCGGTGAGCCCATGTCGCTCGCCGTCCTCCCCGACCGCAGCGTCCTGCACACCGCGCGCGGCGGCGAGCTCCGCATCACCGACAGCGCCGGCAACACCAGGATCTCCGGCACGCTCCCCGTGTACACGCACGACGAGGAAGGCCTCCAGGGCATCGGCGTCGACCCCGACTTCGCCGAGAACCGGGCCATCTACCTCTTCTACGCACCCCCCATGGACACCCCGGCGGGCGACGCCCCCGAGACCGGGTCCGCCGCCGACTTCGCCAAGTTCGACGGTGTCAACCGGCTCTCCCGCTTCGTGCTCAACGAGGACGGCACCCTCGACACCGCCAGTGAGAAGAAGGTCCTGGACGTTCCCACCTCGCGCGGTATCTGCTGCCACGTCGGCGGTGACATCGACTTCGACAAGGACGGGAACCTCTACCTCTCCACCGGCGACGACACCAACCCCTTCGCCTCCGACGGCTACACACCGATCGACGAGCGCCCCGACCGCAACCCGGCGTTCGACGCCCAGCGGACCTCCGGCAACACCAACGACCTCCGCGGCAAGCTCCTGCGCATCAAGGTCGCCGAGGACGGCTCGTACACCATCCCCGAGGGAAACCTCTTCGAGCCCGGCACGGACAAGACCCGCCCCGAGATCTACGCGATGGGCTTCCGCAACCCGTTCCGCTTCTCCGTCGACAAGGCCACCGGCATCGCGTACGTCGGAGACTACGGCCCCGACGCCGGTGCGGCCGACCCCAAGCGCGGCCCCTCCGGCCAGGTGGAGTTCGCCCGGGTGACCAAGGCCGGCAACTTCGGCTGGCCGTACTGCGTCGGCGACAACGAGCCGTACATCGACTACGACTTCGCCACCAAGGCCTCCGGCGCCGCCTTCGACTGCGCCAAGCCCAGGAACGAGTCGCCGAACAACACCGGCCTCGTCGACCTGCCCCCGGCCGAGGCCGCGTGGATCCCGTACGACGGCGGCTCGGTGCCCGAGTTCGGCTCCGGCTCCGAGTCCCCGATGGGCGGACCGGTCTACCGCTACGACGAGGACCTCGACTCCCCGGTCAAGTTCCCCGAGGCCTACGACGGCGACTTCTTCGCCGGTGAGTTCGGCCGCCGGTGGATCAAGCGCATCGAACAGGACGCGGACGGCACCGTCCAGTCCATCAACGACGTGCCGTGGTCCGGTACGCAGATCATGGACATGGCCTTCGGCCCGGACGGGGCGCTCTACGTCCTGGACTACGGCCTCGCCTGGTTCGGCGGCGACGAGAACTCCGCGCTCTACCGCATCGAGAACGCCACCGGAGGCCGCTCACCCATCGCCGAGGCCTCGGCGAACAAGACCTCCGGCACCGCACCGCTGAAGGTGAAGTTCTCCTCCGCCGGCACCGCCGACGGCGACGGCGACCCGTTGACGTACGCCTGGGACTTCGGCGACGGCGGAACCTCCACGGCCGCCAACCCGACGTACACGTACAAGAAGAACGGCACCTACGTCGCGACCCTCACCGCCGAGGACCCGACCGGGCGCACCGGCTCCGCCAGCGTCCACATCACCGTCGGCAACACCGCCCCGACCGTGGAGCTGGTGCTCCCCGAGGACGGGCAGCTCTTCGAGTTCGGTGACTCCGTGCCGTTCAAGGTGAACGTCAGCGACCCGGAGGACGGCACCATCGACTGCACCAAGGTCGAGGTCAAGTTCACCCTGGGCCACGACAGCCACGGCCATGACATCACCACCGAGCACGGCTGCGAAGGCACCATCAAGACCGCCATGGAAGGCGGTCACGACCCCAACGCCAACATCTACGGCGGGATCTCGGCCTCCTACACCGACAACGGCGGTGGCGGCCAGGCCAAGCTGACCGGCAGGGACCAGGCGCGCCTCCAGCCCAAGCACCGGCAGGCCGAGCACTTCGACGACTCCTTCGGCGTCACCACGCCGAGCAAGTCCAGCGCGCACGGCGGTAAGACCGTCGGTGACATCCACAACGACGACTGGATCTCCTTCAAGACCTACGTCCTCGGTGGCACCACCAAGCTCACCGCCCGTATCTCGTCCGCCGGTTCGGGCGGCTTCCTCGAAGTGCGCGCCGGATCGCCCACCGGCAAGATCCTCGGCTCCGGACCGGTCCCGGTGACCGGCAGCTGGGACACCTTCCAGGACATCGACATCCCGCTGCGCGGAGCCCCCAAGAAGAAGACCGACCTCTTCCTCGTCTTCAAGGGCGGCGACGGCGCGCTGTTCGACATCGACGACTTCGAGCTGTCGAACACCCCGGTCGACAAGACCGCCAAGCGCGTCCTGGTCTTCTCCAAGACCGCCGGATTCCGCCACGACTCCATCCCGGCCGGCATCGCCGCACTGAAGGAGATCGGCAAGGACACCAACATCACGGTCGACTCCACCGAGTCCGCCGCCCAGTTCACCACCAGCAACCTCGCCCGCTACGACGCCGTCGCCTTCCTCTCCACCACCGGTGACGTCCTCAACGCCGACCAGCAGAAGGCGTTCGAGAACTACGTGGCCACCGGCGGCGGTTACGTCGGCATCCACGCGGCCGCCGACACCGAGTACGACTGGGAGTTCTACGGCGGCCTGGTCGGCGCCTACTTCGACTCGCACCCGCAGATCCAGCCGGCCACCGTCCGCGTGGAGGACCACGACCATCCGGCCACCGCGCACCTGGACGAGGAGTGGGAGCGCACCGACGAGTGGTACAACTACCGCTCCAACCCCCGGGACAAGGCCAAGGTGCTGGCCACCCTGGACGAGACCACCTACACCGGCGGCAACATGAAGGGGGACCACCCGATCTCCTGGTGCCAGACCTACCAGGGCGGCCGCTCCTTCTACACCGGCCTCGGCCACACCAAGGAGTCCTACGCGGAGACGGCCTTCCGCCAGCACCTCTCCGGCGGCCTGCGCTACGCCACCGGCCAGGTCAAGGCCGACTGCAAGCCGAACAAGGACTACCGGCCCCTCTTCAACGGCAAGACGCTGGACGGGTGGAAGCAGGCCGGCCCCGGCAAGTTCTCCATCAGCGACGGCGCCCTGCACTCCGAGGGCGGCATGGGCCTGCTCACCTACCAGGCCAAGGAGCTGAAGGCGTACTCGCTCAAGCTGGACTGGAAGATGGCCGGTGACGACAACTCCGGTGTCTTCGTGGGCTTCCCGGAGTCCGACGACCCCTGGTCGGCCGTGAACAACGGCTACGAGATCCAGATCGACGCCACCGATGCCGCCGACCGCACCACCGGCGCCGTCTACGGGTTCAAGTCGGCCAACATCAAGGCCCGTGACCGCGTCCTGCGGCCGCCGGGCCAGTGGAACAGCTACGAGATCAAGGTCCAGGGCGAGCGTCTGCAGATCTTCCTCAACGGAGCGAAGATCAACGACTTCACCAACACCGACCCGGCCCGCAGCCTGAAGAACGGCTACATCGGACTCCAGAACCACGGGCCCGACGACCACGTTTCCTTCCGCAACATCCAACTGAAGGAGCTGCCCTCGAAGTAG
- a CDS encoding Gfo/Idh/MocA family protein: MARSQETEAQTAAPPTQARATLGVGMVGYAFMGAAHSQGWRTAGHVFDLPVRPSLAAICGRDRAAVDAAAARHGWAAAETDWRALIARDDVQLIDICTPGDSHAEIAIAALEAGKHVLCEKPLANTVAEAEAMVRAAEAAQARGQVAIVGFNYRKVPAITFARQLIADGRLGTLRHVRASYLQDWLVDPASPLTWRLKREHAGSGALGDLGAHIVDLAQYLAGELLTGVSAVSETFVRERPLLSGASAGLSGGADAVERGEVTVDDAAIFTGRLASGALASFEATRMAAGRKNALRLEINGELGSLAFDLERLNELSFHDHTEPAATAGFRRILVTEPEHPYLEAWWPPGHALGYEHTFVHQARDVVRTIAEGTPPRPSFADGLQVQRVLAAVEESAAKNSVHTPVPSSS, translated from the coding sequence ATGGCCCGTAGTCAAGAGACGGAAGCGCAGACCGCAGCACCGCCGACGCAGGCGCGAGCAACGCTCGGGGTCGGCATGGTCGGATACGCGTTCATGGGCGCCGCCCACTCCCAGGGGTGGCGCACCGCCGGACACGTCTTCGACCTGCCGGTGCGGCCCTCTCTCGCCGCGATCTGCGGACGCGACCGCGCGGCGGTCGACGCCGCCGCCGCCCGGCACGGCTGGGCGGCCGCGGAGACCGACTGGCGGGCGCTGATCGCCCGGGACGATGTGCAGCTGATCGACATCTGCACCCCGGGCGACAGCCATGCGGAGATCGCCATCGCCGCCCTGGAGGCGGGCAAACACGTGCTGTGCGAGAAGCCGCTCGCCAACACCGTCGCCGAGGCGGAGGCGATGGTCCGCGCCGCCGAGGCTGCGCAGGCCCGCGGCCAGGTGGCGATCGTGGGCTTCAACTACCGCAAGGTGCCCGCCATCACCTTCGCCCGGCAGCTCATCGCGGACGGCCGCCTCGGCACCCTGCGCCACGTACGCGCCAGCTACCTCCAGGACTGGCTGGTCGACCCGGCCTCCCCGCTCACCTGGCGCCTCAAGCGCGAGCACGCCGGGTCGGGTGCGCTGGGCGACCTGGGGGCGCACATCGTCGACCTCGCGCAATATCTCGCGGGGGAGCTGCTGACCGGGGTGTCGGCCGTGAGTGAGACCTTCGTACGGGAGCGGCCCCTGCTCTCCGGTGCGTCGGCCGGGCTCTCCGGCGGCGCCGACGCGGTGGAGCGGGGCGAGGTGACGGTGGACGACGCGGCCATCTTCACCGGCCGGCTCGCCTCCGGGGCGCTGGCCTCCTTCGAGGCGACCCGGATGGCCGCCGGCCGCAAGAACGCGCTGCGGCTGGAGATCAACGGCGAGCTGGGCTCGCTCGCCTTCGACCTGGAACGGCTCAACGAGCTGTCCTTCCACGACCACACCGAGCCCGCCGCCACCGCCGGCTTCCGCCGCATCCTGGTCACCGAACCCGAACACCCCTACCTGGAGGCCTGGTGGCCGCCGGGCCACGCCCTCGGGTACGAGCACACCTTCGTCCACCAGGCCCGTGACGTGGTCCGCACGATCGCCGAAGGCACCCCGCCCCGGCCCTCGTTCGCGGACGGCCTCCAGGTCCAGCGGGTGCTCGCCGCAGTCGAGGAGAGCGCCGCCAAGAACTCCGTGCACACCCCGGTCCCGTCCTCGTCCTAG
- a CDS encoding sugar phosphate isomerase/epimerase family protein — translation MPRPFTLFTGQWADLPLEEVCKHARDFGYDGLELACWGDHFEVDKALADPGYLDSRHQLLDRYGLKCFAISNHLVGQAVCDHPIDERHQGILPARIWGDGEAEGVRQRAAAEIADTARAAAAFGVDTVIGFTGSSIWHLVAMFPPVPPHMIERGYEDFAERWNPVLDVFDAEGVRFAHEVHPSEIAYDYWTTKRALEAVDNRPAFGLNFDPSHFVWQDLDPVGFLYDFRDRIYHVDCKEARKRLDGRNGRLGSHLPWGDPRRGWDFVSAGHGDVPWEDVFRMLRSIGYEGPISVEWEDAGMDRLAGAPEALASLKRFDFDPPSASFDAAFGGGE, via the coding sequence ATGCCCCGCCCCTTCACCCTGTTCACCGGCCAATGGGCCGACCTCCCGCTGGAGGAGGTCTGCAAGCACGCCCGTGACTTCGGCTACGACGGACTCGAACTCGCCTGCTGGGGAGATCACTTCGAGGTCGACAAGGCGCTCGCCGACCCCGGCTACCTGGACAGCAGGCACCAACTGCTGGACAGGTACGGGCTGAAGTGCTTCGCCATCTCCAACCACCTCGTCGGCCAGGCCGTCTGCGACCACCCGATCGACGAACGCCACCAGGGCATCCTGCCCGCCCGCATCTGGGGCGACGGCGAGGCCGAAGGCGTACGGCAGCGGGCCGCCGCCGAGATCGCGGACACCGCGCGGGCCGCCGCCGCCTTCGGGGTGGACACGGTCATCGGGTTCACCGGCTCCTCGATCTGGCACCTGGTCGCCATGTTCCCGCCGGTCCCGCCGCACATGATCGAACGCGGTTACGAGGACTTCGCGGAGCGCTGGAACCCGGTCCTGGACGTCTTCGACGCGGAGGGGGTGCGCTTCGCCCACGAGGTGCACCCGAGCGAGATCGCGTACGACTACTGGACCACCAAGCGCGCCCTCGAAGCGGTCGACAACCGGCCCGCGTTCGGGCTGAACTTCGACCCGAGCCACTTCGTCTGGCAGGACCTCGACCCGGTCGGCTTCCTCTACGACTTCCGGGACCGGATCTACCACGTGGACTGCAAGGAGGCCCGCAAGCGCCTCGACGGCCGCAACGGCCGCCTCGGCTCGCACCTGCCGTGGGGCGACCCCCGGCGCGGCTGGGACTTCGTCTCCGCCGGCCACGGTGACGTGCCCTGGGAGGACGTGTTCCGGATGCTCCGGTCCATCGGCTACGAGGGCCCGATCTCGGTGGAGTGGGAGGACGCGGGCATGGACCGGCTGGCCGGCGCCCCGGAAGCGCTTGCCAGCCTCAAGCGGTTCGACTTCGACCCGCCGTCGGCCTCCTTCGACGCGGCCTTCGGCGGCGGCGAGTAG
- a CDS encoding sugar ABC transporter ATP-binding protein produces MAPEPPLLTMSGITKSFPGVRALDGVDLEVQAGEVHCLLGQNGAGKSTLIKVLAGAHQPDDGEITWRGEAVRLKSPIAAMRLGIATIYQELDLVEGLSVAENVFLGHEPTSAGFIVRTGEGRSAAKALLSRLGHPEIDPARPVGSLSAAQQQIVSMARALSHDVRLIVMDEPSAALDPDEVDNLFRIVDSLTADGVAVVYISHRLEEIRRIGDRVTVLKDGRAVAVGLPAADTPTRDIVAMMTGRDVEYVFPPRPDEAVANTTEPVLKVQGLSRAGEFAPVDLELRPGEIVGLAGLVGSGRSEILETIYGARKASTGTVSVGGKQLRPGSVRAAVAAGIGLAPEERKAQALLMTESVTRNVSVSSLSRFARVGWIDRGGERRSAQQATRELSLRPDNPDTPIRTLSGGNQQKAVLARWLLRGCRVLLLDEPTRGVDVGARAELYAVIRRLADEGLAVLLVSSEVPEVLGLADRVLVLREGQVVHTAPAQELDEHRVLDLVMEGSPTP; encoded by the coding sequence ATGGCACCAGAACCACCCCTGCTCACCATGTCCGGCATCACCAAGTCCTTCCCCGGCGTACGCGCCCTGGACGGCGTCGACCTGGAGGTCCAGGCCGGCGAGGTCCACTGCCTCCTCGGCCAGAACGGCGCAGGCAAGTCCACCCTCATCAAGGTGCTCGCCGGGGCCCACCAGCCCGACGACGGCGAGATCACCTGGCGCGGCGAGGCGGTCCGGCTCAAGTCCCCGATCGCCGCCATGCGCCTGGGCATCGCCACGATCTACCAGGAACTCGACCTGGTGGAAGGGCTGTCGGTCGCCGAGAACGTCTTCCTCGGCCATGAACCCACCAGCGCGGGCTTCATCGTCCGTACTGGAGAGGGCCGTTCGGCCGCGAAAGCGCTCCTGTCCCGGCTCGGCCACCCGGAGATCGACCCCGCCCGGCCGGTCGGCTCCCTCTCCGCCGCCCAGCAGCAGATCGTCTCCATGGCGCGGGCGCTCTCCCACGACGTACGGCTCATCGTGATGGACGAGCCCTCCGCCGCTCTCGACCCCGACGAGGTCGACAACCTCTTCCGGATCGTCGACAGCCTCACCGCCGACGGGGTCGCCGTCGTCTACATCTCGCACCGGCTGGAGGAGATCCGCCGCATCGGCGACCGGGTCACCGTGCTGAAGGACGGCCGGGCGGTCGCGGTCGGGCTCCCCGCCGCCGACACCCCCACACGCGACATCGTTGCCATGATGACCGGCCGCGATGTCGAGTACGTCTTCCCGCCGCGCCCGGACGAGGCGGTGGCGAACACCACCGAACCCGTCCTGAAGGTCCAAGGCCTCTCCCGCGCGGGCGAGTTCGCGCCCGTCGACCTCGAACTGCGGCCCGGCGAGATCGTCGGCCTCGCCGGTCTCGTCGGCTCCGGCCGCTCGGAGATCCTGGAGACGATCTACGGCGCCCGCAAGGCGAGCACCGGAACCGTCTCCGTCGGTGGCAAGCAGCTCAGGCCCGGCAGCGTCCGCGCCGCCGTAGCCGCCGGGATCGGTCTCGCCCCCGAGGAGCGCAAGGCCCAGGCCCTGCTGATGACCGAGTCCGTGACCCGCAACGTCTCCGTCTCCTCGCTCTCCCGGTTCGCCCGGGTGGGCTGGATCGACCGGGGCGGCGAGCGGCGGTCCGCGCAGCAGGCCACGCGTGAACTCTCCCTGCGGCCGGACAACCCGGACACACCGATCCGCACCCTCTCCGGCGGCAATCAGCAGAAGGCCGTCCTCGCCCGCTGGCTGCTGCGCGGCTGCCGGGTCCTGCTGCTGGACGAACCCACCCGTGGCGTCGACGTCGGTGCCCGCGCCGAGCTCTACGCCGTGATCCGCCGGCTGGCCGACGAAGGCCTCGCCGTCCTGCTCGTCTCCAGCGAAGTGCCCGAAGTCCTGGGCCTCGCCGACCGGGTGCTGGTGCTCCGGGAGGGACAGGTCGTCCACACGGCCCCCGCCCAGGAGCTGGACGAGCACCGCGTACTCGACCTCGTGATGGAAGGGAGCCCGACGCCATGA
- a CDS encoding ABC transporter permease, which produces MTQPAPSAQHNGPDKGALTGPAGPPPVKTGGQKPGLGLRLDVRILSLLGVLAALVLVGGITEPGAFLDTGNLQLILTQASVIGVVTVGMTFVITSGGIDLSVGAMVALASVWATTLATQEYGFAGIAFTAVVVGLAAGLVNGVLIAYGGMVPFIATLAMLASARGLALMITDGKTQIVTVDSVLSLGLPDSYFLGIPPLVMMFAAVTVIGWLILNRTTFGRRTVAVGGNAEAARLAGIDVRRQRLYLYLLSGMCCGIAAFMLIVLSGSGQNTNGNLYELDAIAAAIIGGTLLSGGRGTIVGSVLGVLIFTTITNIFALNNLQSDVQQIAKGAIIVAAVLVQRRTLRGGET; this is translated from the coding sequence ATGACACAGCCCGCCCCGTCGGCGCAGCACAACGGGCCGGACAAGGGGGCCCTCACCGGCCCCGCCGGCCCGCCCCCGGTGAAGACCGGCGGTCAGAAGCCCGGCCTCGGACTGCGGCTCGACGTCCGGATCCTGTCCCTGCTCGGTGTCCTCGCCGCCCTCGTCCTGGTCGGCGGCATCACCGAACCGGGCGCGTTCCTGGACACCGGGAACCTCCAGCTGATCCTCACCCAGGCCTCCGTCATCGGGGTCGTCACCGTCGGCATGACCTTCGTCATCACCAGCGGCGGCATCGACCTCTCCGTCGGGGCGATGGTCGCCCTCGCCTCGGTCTGGGCGACGACGCTCGCCACCCAGGAGTACGGTTTCGCGGGCATCGCCTTCACCGCCGTGGTCGTCGGGCTCGCCGCCGGACTGGTGAACGGCGTCCTCATCGCGTACGGCGGGATGGTCCCGTTCATCGCGACGCTGGCCATGCTCGCCTCGGCGCGCGGTCTCGCCCTCATGATCACCGACGGCAAGACGCAGATCGTCACCGTCGACTCGGTCCTCAGCCTCGGCCTGCCGGACTCCTACTTCCTCGGGATCCCGCCGCTGGTCATGATGTTCGCCGCGGTCACGGTCATCGGCTGGCTGATCCTCAACCGCACCACCTTCGGCCGCCGCACGGTCGCGGTCGGCGGCAACGCGGAGGCGGCCCGGCTCGCCGGGATCGACGTCCGCCGCCAGCGCCTCTACCTCTACCTGCTCTCCGGAATGTGCTGCGGCATCGCCGCCTTCATGCTGATCGTGCTCTCCGGCTCCGGCCAGAACACCAACGGCAATCTCTACGAACTCGACGCCATCGCTGCCGCGATCATCGGCGGCACCCTGCTCAGCGGCGGCCGCGGCACCATCGTCGGCTCCGTCCTCGGCGTCCTGATCTTCACCACGATCACCAACATCTTCGCGCTCAACAATCTCCAGAGCGACGTCCAGCAGATCGCCAAGGGCGCCATCATCGTCGCCGCCGTCCTCGTCCAGCGCCGCACCCTGCGCGGCGGCGAGACCTGA